acatttttttcaattttcatcgTTTGCCAAGCAGacgacaagaacaacaacaacaacagcaagatcagcaacaataacaataataacaacaattggtgtatatgtgtgttgtgtgtgttctactcacaaacacacacacatgcgcgcacatatatttgtatacagaaagaaacacacacacaacatgcGCATAAAGCAACATGAGAAtgaattgcatattttattgattatatataaatattttatatatctttaattactttacatatatatattatttactcttaattacacaaaacatgatcattttttatgtgaccaccaacaacaacaaccaacaagtaaactaatttttaaatgattattattgcgattttacaatttattattacaaatattaaacattaaaaacctacaaaataaacacaaaaaaaataccttacataatatatatataatctaatagatacatttatacacatttatatacaacaaacaaatatgaagtaatgtttttttgctattacaaactacaactacaatatACACacgtaatttttaatttgttgattaCGCGACACATTTACGATtaccatatacatacaattacatacatacatatttacatatatacctTACTTTATTTTTCGGTGATTTATTGCATAGTGTTTTTCGTCtaatttttacaacttttacTTAGCAAGCAAATCCTACAAACATAAATTcctaatttaatatttcgtttaaaattacaaataaaacatatgcttaaattttttatataattataaacttaaaaaactaaaaaaaaagaaatcaataacaaaactaacgtaaaaatgcaaaaaatacacagtaaaaaaaaaacaacatcaaagTAAAGTGAAAAACGTATGAAAAGcgtttgaaaattttgaaaaaaaaaacaaatgcttttgttttccttttaatttaatttaataacaataacaaaagtgcAACACAGCTTTGTGCTGCTTCTTCTCTATGTTGTGCGTATGTGTGCGAAggcgaatgtgtgtgcgtgtgtgtaaaTCACAAATTGTATGTTGCAATAATTTACTTGGCCAGCAGAGCAACAGGAGACGATGAGAACAAAATCAGTTGAGCAAGAAGTTTCGATCCATTTCCGCTTGTAATTTTtcgtaatttgtaatttctgtGTTTTTTCCAGCAgagaccagcagcagcaaaaacaagaacaaaaacaataattattttgctgcagtgcaacaacaacagcaaccacaaatacaacaacaacaacgtatCAGGCAGGCTCTTGACCTAACCTAACttagagaaaaaaagaaaagaaaaacagttaTGCGTGTATATATTCATACATGTTGAAAAATCTGTTGGTAAATGCAGTTAAGAAAACACCTGATGTAATTTTATAAGcaaaaatcattattattattacataaattaattactatTATGAACATTGCATACTTACACACCTATACAtatatcttttgtttattacCAGATACCAGaacccttttttttgcatgcagaaacagttaaaaaaaaaacaaaaaagaaattatattaaaataaaagtgatgtttaacaatttgaaataagtaatggtaaaattaataactaattcaaggaaatatacataaatagtTAAAGCAAGGTTTAAAGTAATGGAAAATGTAAAcgtaaagcaaaaaaacaaaaaaaaaatattaaaaaaaaacaaacacactgACTGTTAATtgtaaaacaatttcttttttaatccGTACGATTTATGATTTaaagttaaacattttttaaataaaaacaaaacctaaTAAATGAACTACATATATGCATCTAAACGTAATTACAACtactatatacaattatatatataaatatatatactatatacatacatataaatatatgcataaatatatcaatttaacAGTAACAAATAAATCTAATCTATTgtactaaacaaaaaaaatgaaatgaaaaaccacaaaaaaatatgaaacttaAAAGTGTTGCACTTTCAACAAATACGAAAACGTGacgtaaaacaaaaagtaaaaaaaaaaaaaacgaaaacaaaaacaaaaagtcaaagaaaatgaatagaaaatggaaatggcaaaatACAAGTGTGACTGTTAGTCTGCTATTATAGTAACAAGTCCATACAACGGCAAACAAATATCTATGTATGTCCATGCACCAAGAGAGAGCAATGTGTATGGTGATGATATTGAAGTAGTTTGTTTcgttacatatttattttctcatttcGTGTATTTGTGGTGGTctgtttcttatttttttgtttggcaacgCAATTGGAAtttctttacaattttctttttgatcCTTATGGAGAATGAAAatctttatttgatttgtttttgtcttttttaattttcattgatATTTTGGGAACTCATTCGTGTGTGGGGTTTTCAAGTTTCGCcgatatacataaaaaaaatgacaatGAAATAGCTATAAAACGAtctaatttaacatttaagcTAAAATAGTTACGAATGATGCgccaaaaaattgcaaactgcGAGCAAAACGACAAAACTGAgaataccgaaaatactaaaaacaaaaaaaaaaaaaacataaaagatCGATTATCAATTACATTGATATCTGCAGTCAGTTCAAGAATTATCGATTAACGATTTCGTTTACAATTTCGACTGGTATCATAGTTAAGCTAAGTAACTGCTGACACAGGCACATGAATTTTctaatttcgaattttttgttggtctCCCCACAGTTTTGTTGTTCAGGTATTCAAATAATGTACTTGTGTATTAGCCTTTAAAGACTAAACTAGAATGATTTGAAATAAGGAAATTTACAGATATCTAAGCTAAATTCCTAAGACAAAACGATTCCACCTAAGACACCTTTTGTAATGACTAAATTTATAGGGCAaggcaaaccaaaaaaacaaaaaaaaaaacaacacaataaGATAAttacaaacatacataatGAGAGAAATAGTAACAGTTAGTGGTAGACTATTATATTACACATGGTGAATAAGCGAGAGTGGTGAGATTCGATCAGCAACTCTGTGCGTGCATGTTTTGTACTTGTTTTTGTAACTACTTGATGAACTTGATCgtaaaataatgaaatcaatCTGATATggagcaaataaaaataaaacaaacatgggagtaaataaaacaaaatacatagcATTGATGTTAGAGATCTGACAAATGAAATCTAAGTGCATAAGACgattaataattgttatttggTGAGTTTggtgaattttgtttttgattttcaacTTGGCttttgttcgttcgttcgttcgttaaGCATAAATTCTAATACGAggtatgtatgtgtatctaCTTTACAGTGGCTCACAGCTAGTATCGATAATATGGTAATCTTAAACGTAAACAAAAACGTAAAACCAAGCAAACCAAGATAGAGTAAACAAAACTTATTTGTATGtagtttaaataatacataatagacaaaaacgcaaaaaaaagagaaaaaactatgcaaaataaccaaaataaaaccaaaattgaGACTGTAAACATGCAACAAATTGACGCAGAGAATAAGATGAAAAATAAAGCTTATAAACTAACTCTTAACTcgtaaaaaaaaccaaaaaaaaaaaaaatctcagATGAATAGGCTACCTACATAAGTTCGTGTAAGGATTTCGTTGATGGAACAGCAATTTCTcgaatactttttaaattatattattcgTTTATTGCAATTGTTCTTCGATACAGATAttgtatttcttgtttttctcaTCGATTTTCAAGTTCTTTTCACTTTGCATGGTtagaaatacacacacatacacccacacaccgaacacacacacacctacacacaagCATTTTCGttaactatgtatgtatagatGAATGTAAGGCGCGACTAAGGTTATTTAAGAACTAAAATACatagttgttttatttattatggaCATCTAAgcattaaattaacttaaaatacaacaacataAGCAGGCTAAGAAGTGCTAAGAATTCTCATACTTGCTTTAAGTGTGAATAGTTTTAGCGTTAACTGTAGCTAAAAGCAGCCAAACAAAATTcaccatacacacacacacacacataggcatACATGTACATTTAGATACATTCAACTTATAAACCAATTGTAACGGTTTTTAGGCGTATAAGTGTTGCGAATTGtgtaaaaatgttttagactcatacatacatacatatgtatttaatttatttaacactctaacacacccacatacacacactgacagtatacatatacaaattacATGAGATGTTTTTTGGGTCATTTTTTTCTAGACTTTTTCTACTTGTACTTTTTAGAGATAACATTAGAACCGAAACAGGTAAAAAAGCgttaaatgcattaattatGTGTAATGAAGATGAACAGAAaagttacatacatacatagagacaacaaaataagaaagtaattgaaatacatacatacttacatacatatagaggCAAGAGAAACGGATAGAAAGAGAGGAGAGAACGAAAAGTTGCAAGGTTTTAGTTTACGGTaaacttaatgaaattttttataatgtatttatacatacctaaatttaaatttttaattaattttttaatgtaatacgAACACAGTGCCTAAGtaatatcaaaaacaaaacaaaaaagaacaagaaaaaaacaaaatacaaaacgagtaataagcaacaacaatgcaagtaagtgaacacaaaaataactgTCAAGGACATTGTTACTaaaaacatacacataaaaataatgattgattgattgaaacATAAAAGGAAcgaaacaaagcaaaacattcaCAATGCGACAACAAAATTTAGCAACAAATTCAAGCAACTAACTAAGCACATACGATACGATACattaacgataacgataacgataacagcccgatttgcataattgtataAATGTAACTGACATAATTACACTCCTCCCCCCCAAGAAACAAGAGATGCTAACTaagctaaatataaaacaaaaactaaataaaaataccatactaataaatataacaacgTACCCCCTACATACGTCTCTCGatcatacaaattattatataaatatatacatacatatgtgtagaAATTTGACGATCTTTAATTGAGTGCATAAGTTAATTGATGTGTTGTCCAAATTCTACATATATAGACGATATATATAGAGAACTCTAGGCATTTCACATATGTAGTCTAAATGACATCAATTGCAAgttgaatatttgatttattattattattatatgaacAACAATTGGTTCACATATTGCATTGGcaccacaataacaacaacaacaaaaacaactacaaaaaagaaaagcaaagcaaagccaatTGAAAGATACAGAAGAGAAATCAAGTATAtcgataatttaatttctataaattcaagttcaaatttcaattgtttattcgtttacaaaataaaaaacaattactaaaaatacacgaaatgaataacaaaaaaatttctaattatgtttaaaaattaatgtagtttgtaaaaaaaaaagttttaagcaaaaagaaaaccaaaaaaaaaaaaaaaaaaaaaaacaaatactttgaatatatatacataaattgcaAGTAAATAGAATAAATGTCACTCACTCTTTTTATTTAACCTGCATTGATAATTCATTCATTGGCACCCGATATTTGGAAATTGTTTTCTCGTTTCTTCGCTTTGGGGAATTCTCTTTAACTCTTTTTTCGAACCTGTTCTTAACAAAACTTAATATTCTAAAGGAACGATATCCGAATTCGTGTTTAACAAACTTATTCTACTCTTGGATATAACTTTCAAAATTTAGTTGTGTTTGAATatgtttcaaattattttcctTCCACTCTTGAGTGCTACGATGTATTTTGCGGCCAATGTCGTGAAACCTGTTCACTTCGGTGGATGGATTCTGCTGGGCATCCATTTAACAGCGTGTTCTCTAGCTACGGGCTTAGTGTACTACTATATGACTGTATAGTAAAATTATTCAGTAAATTGTAAGTTGTCTGCTCAAATCTCGAGTCTTTGACTTAATTCCTTATATTCCCATTTTTAGCGCTAGTGGTTCAATGGAAGGAAAAGCGCTGGAGTGAATGTATTTGAAAAAGatgtatatgtttattttgaaaatcgtaaataaattaatgaacatttgaaagttaaaaaataaacataatatgTGATGTTGTGATGTGAGTGGTGCTCAAGTCCCCAATTGCAGTTATCAAGATGAAACGAACTTGGTTTGGACTTGGTGGTTGGCTATGCGAGTTACTAGTATAACTACATATCTATGATGAACCTAATAACATGATGATGACTACTTGGCTAGGCGCCGTCTTGTGGTTGGTGTGGTGGGTGTGCCAGCTGGCGGTTTTGGTATCTGCAAATAGAACCGATGAAGTGTTATATATACCAGCGTTAATTTAGACCTCTCGGGCTTACCGAACGTATGGGCTTCGGTGTGAGTGAGTTGGCTGGCGGTGGTTCACGTGGTTGTGGTCCATCAGGATGTCCTACGACAGTCACGGCGACCGGTCTTTGCTCCGAGCCGACACGTTCGATGCTCTCGCTGCGTGAATTGGAGCCAGAACGCTTGAACATGCCGGACAAACGATTACGCAAATCCTTCTTGCTCGACCTCATGTCGCTAGCTACGCTAAGGTCTGAATCAGATCCTTGAATCTACGGATAGAAGGAAGgagcttaattaattaactgatTTGCTTCATGATTGCTGTTGGCTTACCGATATTTCACTCTCGGAATTGCGACTGCTTTTCGTCAGACTGCGTAGTTTACCCATGAggctcttcttctttttgcgcGGTCCACGTGGCAAGTCACTTTGTGTGGAACCGCCTGACAATCGAGAATCGAGCCGTGAGTCTAGACTGGAGTCCCTCACCAGGCCACCAAGTTCAGAGTCAATGGACTGCATAGATGAGACGCTGCCATCATCCTGCCGCCAAATATTCTGCAAAATCAACCAAATTAGGAATATCCCATTCTAGGTTCTTAGCTTTGGTGCTTACCTGATCCCGTTGAATGGAGTGATCGAGGGAGAGACTCTTGCGTATCAAATTGCCATTGGAAGAGTTGCGTGAGATGCGTCCACCACGCTGAGATCCCGCCGCACTTGCCACAGAGCTGGTGCTTCCATGGTGATCGTTCTCTTGCGATGCGGCGCGACGCAAATTACCGCGTCGCATGCGGCTACGTTCCTGCTCGTCCTCGGTGAGGCGCTGGAACTTACGCAACTCCTCTGAGGCTTCGGCCAAGCGAGCCAGCACACTGGTGATCTGGGAGCTGCTCAACGTGGGCGAGGGACTGCGACTACGTCGCACATTTGCCTGCTCGGGACGCAGCGTATGTTGATCGCCGTACGACGACGATGCATTGCGTGCTCCGGAGGCGCCGCCTACGATTTTCAGATCAGGTGCAATCTTTACCAGCTCGTCGACGGTCTGCAGAAGTGCGCCTACTTTACGCTCGCCGCCATCCTGCTCCATACGACGTTTGATCAGCTCCTTTTCATAGCGTTCGCGCTGTCAGCAAAGGCAAGAGAATTTCATTCAATATGATAAAGGGATCTCGGATGTTGTTACTCACCTCGCGTCGCAGCTTCTCATTGGAGGTGCGCAGCTTGGCATGCACATCTCGCAGTTCCAGCAGATCGCACTGCAGCTCCGCAATCTTCTTGCGTCCCTCCTCCATTTCCTCCTCCGTGGAGCGTTTGGTCTGATCCAGTTTACGCTTGGACTCAAGTCGTTCCTTGTCGCGTTCGCGCTCCACTTCGAAGAGCGTTTGACGCAGATCGCGTGCCAGCGTTGAAGTCTCCTGCAACAGACGTTGCTGATCCTCGCGTTCCTTTTGCCAGGACAGCTCTAGTTTCGTCTTCATGCCGGGCAGCTTGGTGCTGCCAGATCCAATGACACGCTCCTCCTCGAACTCGTTGAGCTTAGATTGCATCTCGGAGATTTTAATTTCGTTAGCGCTGCGCTCGGACACAAGCTCCGTCTTCACCTTGCTGGACTCCAGTCGCGACTCGACCAACTGATCCTCCAGGTGACCAATCTGCGGTGATAAAACCGGGTAAGTCTCTTATAACTTTAGTGGGTGAAGCTGCCTCATTTACCTGTTGCTCCAGATAGGCAATCTTGCTTttatcatcgtcatcgctgCTGTGCATTGAGCTGCGACTCTGGCGTCCTGTATTATTAGCCTTTAGATCACCGATCTTCTTCTGCGCCACCTCAAGCATTTGTTTGAAGGCATCCCGATCTTTCTTGAAGCGTTCACATTGACGCTGCAGAGCAGATACAACTTTAGTAAGTTTCTTAGAGTGAATTCGTAAATGGAACTCACCTGCATGGAAGTCAGCTCTCCACTCAGGTTCTTCACTTGCTGCTCATAGCGTAGTCGGGTCGATGCCACCTCAGACTTGAGCTGCAGCTCGGATGCTTGTAATCTGCAAGGAAAAAAGTCCATCAACCTCTTTCTGCATTCCCTATGCTTTCTCTACTCACTGCGTCTTCAGTTCCTTGATCTCGGCCTCTCGCCTAGCGCCGTGTCCATTGAGCGAGGATTGCGCCTGCTCGATGCGATTAAAGTCGCTCAGTTTGCTGTTCAGATCATCGTTATCCTTGCGCAGCTGAAATACTAGATCAATATTCATCTCGTTCTCCCTACGCAAACGCTCATACTCGTGCTCCTTTTCGGCGAGCTTGTTCTTGAGCATGGAACGTTCATGTtcgctgctattgttgttgcccgcCTTCAAGGCTTTGAGCTCAAGTTCATGGATCTTTTTCTGCGACTCGTTCAGCTTGCGAGCCATGTCGGTGCGTTCAATGCGTATGGTGTCCATCTCGGACAATTTGTACATTGCCGAGTTTAGTTCTGACTGCAGGCTCTGCTTCTCTGTGGTTAGCTGGGCCCGCATTAGAATTGTTTCCTCTGACAGTTTCTCCCAGTGATTATTTAGATCCTCGTAGCGTTTCTGCTCGCCACTCAACGTTGTCTGCGTCTCTTCTAGCTGCTTTTTGAGCTCCTGTACCTGTTTGCTGTCCGATTTGCTGGACTTGGCCTTCAGTTCCTTGATGTCCTTCTCCAGGGATGTCTTTGTTTTCTCTGCAGCCTTCTTGGCACTTAGCAGTTCGCTGTCTAGCTGTGTGATCTTCGATTCAAGCTTCTCTCTTTCCTTGGCCTGCTTCTCAGAGTCCTTCTCCAGGCTGGATACCTTCTCCTTCTCACGCTTGTGCTGCGATTCTAGGGAGGATTTGCTTGTCTCACTCTGCTTCAGTTGTGCTTCCTGCTTCTTTAGTTTTTCCTCATGATCCTTGAGCCTGGCCATAAGTTTCTTAACCTCATCGTCGCTACCCTTAAGCTTCTGTTCCAGTTCCTTggtcttgctgctgctgccattaaGCTGCTTCAAACGCTGCACGTCTCCCTCGGCCAACGCTAGTTTCTGCTTACACTTTTGCAGTTCCTCCTCCAGTGATTCCTTGTTCGTCTGTAGGGTTTTTAGTTGATTGGCACCACAACTACCGACCAGCACACGCATCTCACTGATCTCATCCTCTAGCTCTTCTACCCATTTCTTCAGATGACTCTTTGGGGTCAGATCGTTAACTCGTTTTGGCGTTCGGGTTGGCAATTTGCCATCTGCCTCTAGCTGCATGCGCTTGACTCGCGCCGTCAGTTCGTCGCGTTCTCTTTGCGCCAGTGCCAGAGCATCCTTGAGCTTGGGCAGCTCCGCTTCGACATTCTTCTCCACCGAACTGGACTTACGGAGTGTCTGCATCTGTAGACGCTTGTTCTCCTTGGTCAGCTTTTCGTTCTCGGTCTCCAGCGATGTTAGTTTGCTTAACTGAGCACGCATCGTTTCCGCACTTTGCTCCTTTTCCTGCAGGTTTTTGCGGAGCACAACCAACTCCTCATTCAAGCTCTTGAGCTTCTTCTCCGCCGCACTTGAGGAGGAACCACCAAGGCTGAGTAGCGATCCTTTGCTGCCATTGTCCTGTCGCAGCTTCGACTGCAATTCACGCACATATTTCTTTGACTCCGCATTCTCCTTCTCAAGATCCTCGACTTTTAGGCGCAATATCGAAGCCTCCTGTTCGTTGAGCTCGAGCAGAATGCGCAGCTCGGCAGGATCGTCCTCATCGGAGATTCCTTCATCGCGATCGGCGTGCACCTCGGGTGCCAAACGATGTGCATGGGGCGCAGGACTTAAGCGGCGAGCTACAGTTGAAAAAGAGTAatgtgttatttatatttttacagcAGGTTTTAATTAATAGCATGCTGATGCTGGTTAGATACTTTTCTTGGTTAGTGGCAATTAAAAGTCGCGGGTTAGTCACAGTTTATGAGCAGCCGtaaaaaaatggcaaagatTATCGGCTGATTAAGCGCATGAGAATTTTATGTTAGTTTAACATATTAAATCGATTTAAATGGACAGAGGATTACAAAGTAATCcccatttaaataatactttttattaGATTAGTAAATCTTCCAAAAAATGCTGTGTCAGTATGGAATATAGAAACTTTCTAAAGTGATtgagtaaaaacaaaattttggaTCGTACTTCTTGAGCGCGTTGCCATTTTTTTCAACTGCATCATCAAAGACTCATTTTCATCCTCGAAACGAGTCACCTTTTTCCTCATAAGTTCAGCCTGAAATGTAAAATACACATTTGATTTTCATGTTGGTTATTGATTATCGATTGATTATTTGGTAATTCCATTTTAAAGAGTTCGTATTCGAGGATAAAAGTTTGCCCTGGCATGTGCTAAACCAATCTCTAAAGCCGACACCGATGATAGCTAGCTACTTGGGATTAGCTTTCAATgaacacaataataaatataatattatatatgtatttacacaGAGACGAGTGTTTTTTGAGTAATATTAAACAGAGTGAAACAACAACCAACGAATTGAACTAAGCTATACAATTAGAAACAGTTCACAGCCAGCAAGGATCACAACAGCAGAGAGATCTTGTAGAAGATCAACAAGTAATTATCCTATCGTGTCTTAATTTCTATGGATTCCTTACGTCGTTACTAGAACATCCTATAGCAACAAACTTGGTCCCTCTATTCGCCTGCCCCAATAAATGTCTAACCCAGATTGCAATCATTCCTAATGCTGGATCACATCATAAAATTGATAGGTCCTCTTACGAACAGTTCTAAAAGaccccaaaaaagaaaagctctCCGCTTGCTAAATTTTATACCAATTTGCAAGCATTAGGAACCATCCCAAAAGACCCTACAACCATTCCTAAAGCAGGATCACATCACGTAAATATGTTAGGAACGGCCGTAGTTTTATCCAATCTCTATTTGAACCTTGCTGGCGTGAAA
This window of the Drosophila albomicans strain 15112-1751.03 chromosome 2L, ASM965048v2, whole genome shotgun sequence genome carries:
- the LOC117564711 gene encoding uncharacterized protein LOC117564711 isoform X2, producing the protein MHHLYPSLKGDQLCPLGFHPQTRYPTRCKRCFRDYKEHGARRGGDEVAASSPNLSDAQSSRPSSRTWTSTQNLTSANGNNSNDIELKKRPQSWASTPDIDETVENSASSSSLVAKRPSSVALGSRPVDDHNVAVTLKLPVPPRRHTTALDINEVEQTLTQGRVTSSPSKTSSIPDELVILSTDSLAERVRKMNLLKKQRSLNSRENSRERSVPRRDEDTEPPPPPDRPERSKSGTSLNQQTELKRASLPPKKVASTTAASSVSTTSSTAAASVTPKPAVSNPLPTLSETKVTASSSSSSSSSTRRKETEVNNSNHNSSSSSINSSKELKRQTLPAATSPSIGATAAATLKDQMATLRTELEAMKTRAERAEREKSDILLRRLASMDTASNRTAASEALILQQKLNDMKEQLDRVSEDKRKLNQRMKELEHKESQSELKRKLQAAEQICEELMEENQSAKKEIINLQAEMDEVQDTFRDEEVKAKTNLQKDLEKATKNCRILSFKLKKSERKIETLEQERQSTFNAELTAKVKKLEEELRFSSELTRKLQTEAEELRNPGKKKAPMLGVLGKSTSADAKITRESLTRGGSQEDPQHLQRELQDSIERETDLKDQLKFAEEELKRLRSKASRQRFQLNRGTQTGDMLAIPMAFPRATQTVVIAQADAASNTPILPATIELGTQTLVVDCSEIATQTHLELNTRRVSVERESSPFMSLFTPTTSTRAAQHANSLLFPSAISHVLLAGASAARRLSPAPHAHRLAPEVHADRDEGISDEDDPAELRILLELNEQEASILRLKVEDLEKENAESKKYVRELQSKLRQDNGSKGSLLSLGGSSSSAAEKKLKSLNEELVVLRKNLQEKEQSAETMRAQLSKLTSLETENEKLTKENKRLQMQTLRKSSSVEKNVEAELPKLKDALALAQRERDELTARVKRMQLEADGKLPTRTPKRVNDLTPKSHLKKWVEELEDEISEMRVLVGSCGANQLKTLQTNKESLEEELQKCKQKLALAEGDVQRLKQLNGSSSKTKELEQKLKGSDDEVKKLMARLKDHEEKLKKQEAQLKQSETSKSSLESQHKREKEKVSSLEKDSEKQAKEREKLESKITQLDSELLSAKKAAEKTKTSLEKDIKELKAKSSKSDSKQVQELKKQLEETQTTLSGEQKRYEDLNNHWEKLSEETILMRAQLTTEKQSLQSELNSAMYKLSEMDTIRIERTDMARKLNESQKKIHELELKALKAGNNNSSEHERSMLKNKLAEKEHEYERLRRENEMNIDLVFQLRKDNDDLNSKLSDFNRIEQAQSSLNGHGARREAEIKELKTQLQASELQLKSEVASTRLRYEQQVKNLSGELTSMQRQCERFKKDRDAFKQMLEVAQKKIGDLKANNTGRQSRSSMHSSDDDDKSKIAYLEQQIGHLEDQLVESRLESSKVKTELVSERSANEIKISEMQSKLNEFEEERVIGSGSTKLPGMKTKLELSWQKEREDQQRLLQETSTLARDLRQTLFEVERERDKERLESKRKLDQTKRSTEEEMEEGRKKIAELQCDLLELRDVHAKLRTSNEKLRRERERYEKELIKRRMEQDGGERKVGALLQTVDELVKIAPDLKIVGGASGARNASSSYGDQHTLRPEQANVRRSRSPSPTLSSSQITSVLARLAEASEELRKFQRLTEDEQERSRMRRGNLRRAASQENDHHGSTSSVASAAGSQRGGRISRNSSNGNLIRKSLSLDHSIQRDQNIWRQDDGSVSSMQSIDSELGGLVRDSSLDSRLDSRLSGGSTQSDLPRGPRKKKKSLMGKLRSLTKSSRNSESEISIQGSDSDLSVASDMRSSKKDLRNRLSGMFKRSGSNSRSESIERVGSEQRPVAVTVVGHPDGPQPREPPPANSLTPKPIRSIPKPPAGTPTTPTTRRRLAK
- the LOC117564711 gene encoding uncharacterized protein LOC117564711 isoform X1, which gives rise to MHHLYPSLKGDQLCPLGFHPQTRYPTRCKRCFRDYKEHGARRGGDEVAASSPNLSDAQSSRPSSRTWTSTQNLTSANGNNSNDIVVHFNVELKKRPQSWASTPDIDETVENSASSSSLVAKRPSSVALGSRPVDDHNVAVTLKLPVPPRRHTTALDINEVEQTLTQGRVTSSPSKTSSIPDELVILSTDSLAERVRKMNLLKKQRSLNSRENSRERSVPRRDEDTEPPPPPDRPERSKSGTSLNQQTELKRASLPPKKVASTTAASSVSTTSSTAAASVTPKPAVSNPLPTLSETKVTASSSSSSSSSTRRKETEVNNSNHNSSSSSINSSKELKRQTLPAATSPSIGATAAATLKDQMATLRTELEAMKTRAERAEREKSDILLRRLASMDTASNRTAASEALILQQKLNDMKEQLDRVSEDKRKLNQRMKELEHKESQSELKRKLQAAEQICEELMEENQSAKKEIINLQAEMDEVQDTFRDEEVKAKTNLQKDLEKATKNCRILSFKLKKSERKIETLEQERQSTFNAELTAKVKKLEEELRFSSELTRKLQTEAEELRNPGKKKAPMLGVLGKSTSADAKITRESLTRGGSQEDPQHLQRELQDSIERETDLKDQLKFAEEELKRLRSKASRQRFQLNRGTQTGDMLAIPMAFPRATQTVVIAQADAASNTPILPATIELGTQTLVVDCSEIATQTHLELNTRRVSVERESSPFMSLFTPTTSTRAAQHANSLLFPSAISHVLLAGASAARRLSPAPHAHRLAPEVHADRDEGISDEDDPAELRILLELNEQEASILRLKVEDLEKENAESKKYVRELQSKLRQDNGSKGSLLSLGGSSSSAAEKKLKSLNEELVVLRKNLQEKEQSAETMRAQLSKLTSLETENEKLTKENKRLQMQTLRKSSSVEKNVEAELPKLKDALALAQRERDELTARVKRMQLEADGKLPTRTPKRVNDLTPKSHLKKWVEELEDEISEMRVLVGSCGANQLKTLQTNKESLEEELQKCKQKLALAEGDVQRLKQLNGSSSKTKELEQKLKGSDDEVKKLMARLKDHEEKLKKQEAQLKQSETSKSSLESQHKREKEKVSSLEKDSEKQAKEREKLESKITQLDSELLSAKKAAEKTKTSLEKDIKELKAKSSKSDSKQVQELKKQLEETQTTLSGEQKRYEDLNNHWEKLSEETILMRAQLTTEKQSLQSELNSAMYKLSEMDTIRIERTDMARKLNESQKKIHELELKALKAGNNNSSEHERSMLKNKLAEKEHEYERLRRENEMNIDLVFQLRKDNDDLNSKLSDFNRIEQAQSSLNGHGARREAEIKELKTQLQASELQLKSEVASTRLRYEQQVKNLSGELTSMQRQCERFKKDRDAFKQMLEVAQKKIGDLKANNTGRQSRSSMHSSDDDDKSKIAYLEQQIGHLEDQLVESRLESSKVKTELVSERSANEIKISEMQSKLNEFEEERVIGSGSTKLPGMKTKLELSWQKEREDQQRLLQETSTLARDLRQTLFEVERERDKERLESKRKLDQTKRSTEEEMEEGRKKIAELQCDLLELRDVHAKLRTSNEKLRRERERYEKELIKRRMEQDGGERKVGALLQTVDELVKIAPDLKIVGGASGARNASSSYGDQHTLRPEQANVRRSRSPSPTLSSSQITSVLARLAEASEELRKFQRLTEDEQERSRMRRGNLRRAASQENDHHGSTSSVASAAGSQRGGRISRNSSNGNLIRKSLSLDHSIQRDQNIWRQDDGSVSSMQSIDSELGGLVRDSSLDSRLDSRLSGGSTQSDLPRGPRKKKKSLMGKLRSLTKSSRNSESEISIQGSDSDLSVASDMRSSKKDLRNRLSGMFKRSGSNSRSESIERVGSEQRPVAVTVVGHPDGPQPREPPPANSLTPKPIRSIPKPPAGTPTTPTTRRRLAK